GTCGTCGATGAACTGCTTCGCCGTGCGCCCGCTGCGGGAGCCGGCGGAGAGCGCCCACCGCAGCGCTTCCTCCCGCATCTCCGCCGCTTTCATGGGGAGGCGCAGCCGCCGCGCGTACTCGTCCACGATGGCCAGGTACGTTTTCTGGTCGAACCGGTAGAACCCGAGCTGCAAGCCGAACCGGTCGGAGAGCGAGAGCTTTTCCGAGACCGCCTCCTCCGGGTGGATCTCGTCCTCCGCGCCCAGCGCGACTCGCCGTTCGGGCATCAGGTGGCGCCGGTTCGAGGTGGCGTAGATCAGCACGTTCTCCGGGCGCTCCTCCACGCCGCCGTCCAGCAAGGTCTTGAGCCCACGGAAGTCGGCCTCCCCCTCGTCGAACGACAGGTCGTCGCAGAAGAGGAGAAACCGGAATGGCAGATCACGGAGTTGACTGACGATCTTCGGAAAGGCGAACAGGTCCCACCGTGCAAGCTCCACGATCCGGAGGCCCCTCGGACCGAAGACGGGGAGCAGCCCCTTCACGCACGACGACTTCCCGGTGCCGCGCTCTCCCCACAGAAGAACGTGGTTCGCCCCCCGCCCCGAAACGAACTGCTCCGTGTTCCGGAGCAGTTCCTCCTTCGCCCCGTCGATGCCGACGAGGGACGAGAGAGCCACACGGTGCGGGTGCGGGATCGGCACGATCCGGCCGCCTCCCTCGCCGCCGCGCTCCCACCGGAACGCCTGGTGGACCTTGAAGATCGCCGCGTCGGGCGGCGTCGCCTCCCGCTTCCCGAGGAGGGCCTCGACGCGCGTCATGATCCCCTCGAGGCGCCGAAGCGCACCCTCCAAGGGCGCCTCCGGAATCATGGCATCAGGATCCCGCCGGAAACCGGCAGGTACGCGCCCGTGATGAAGCGCGCCTCTTCGGAGGCGAGGAAGAGAACCGCCCCCGCCACGTCCTCCGGGAGGCCGTTCCGCCGCAGCGGGGTCATAAGCGCGGAGACATCCTTCTCCTTCTGCGAAAGAAACGAAGTCGCATCCGTCAAGGTGAGCCCCGGGGCGACGACGTTCACACGGACGCCGTGCGGCCCCATCTCGAGCGCGAGCGACTTCGAGAAAGCATCCAGCCCCGACTTCGCCGTGCTGTGCGCGCAGAACCCCTCTCCCGGATGGCGGGACAGCCCGCTGCTGATCGCGATGACCGATCCCTTGCGGCGCTCGACCATCCCCGGCACGAACGCCTTGCAGCAGAAGAAGGCGGACTTGATCTCCCCGGTGAGCTTCGCCTCGAACTCCGGCCACGGGTATTGAAGGAAGGGGACAACCGGGAAGGAGATCGACGCGTTCAGCACGAGCACGTCGACCGGCCCGAGCTTCCGCTTCACCTCGTCCGCCATTGCCTCGCACTGCAAGGCTTCGCGGACGTCCGCCTGAACGGCGATCGCCGTGCCGCCGATCTCGCGGATCGTCGCGACCACCTCTCCCGCTGCCGTCTCGCTCCGAAAATAGTTCACCGCCACTGCCGCGCCATGCTGCGCGAGGCGCTTCGCCGTCGCCGCCCCGA
This is a stretch of genomic DNA from Candidatus Deferrimicrobium sp.. It encodes these proteins:
- a CDS encoding 3-oxoacyl-ACP reductase family protein, yielding MLQLKGKVAVVTGASRGIGAATAKRLAQHGAAVAVNYFRSETAAGEVVATIREIGGTAIAVQADVREALQCEAMADEVKRKLGPVDVLVLNASISFPVVPFLQYPWPEFEAKLTGEIKSAFFCCKAFVPGMVERRKGSVIAISSGLSRHPGEGFCAHSTAKSGLDAFSKSLALEMGPHGVRVNVVAPGLTLTDATSFLSQKEKDVSALMTPLRRNGLPEDVAGAVLFLASEEARFITGAYLPVSGGILMP
- a CDS encoding ATP-binding protein, which codes for MIPEAPLEGALRRLEGIMTRVEALLGKREATPPDAAIFKVHQAFRWERGGEGGGRIVPIPHPHRVALSSLVGIDGAKEELLRNTEQFVSGRGANHVLLWGERGTGKSSCVKGLLPVFGPRGLRIVELARWDLFAFPKIVSQLRDLPFRFLLFCDDLSFDEGEADFRGLKTLLDGGVEERPENVLIYATSNRRHLMPERRVALGAEDEIHPEEAVSEKLSLSDRFGLQLGFYRFDQKTYLAIVDEYARRLRLPMKAAEMREEALRWALSAGSRSGRTAKQFIDDLAGRLGKRSP